In Anthonomus grandis grandis chromosome 5, icAntGran1.3, whole genome shotgun sequence, the following are encoded in one genomic region:
- the LOC126735891 gene encoding uncharacterized protein LOC126735891 isoform X3: MPESNLQTVLDITDSQISATKTNIIIECPEDIAHELGITVDDGEPKSNQAEPSTSTGKNTQHFDNILKDSDSFCVQNQHANNNSHDENSSHSNESYESDMPYEPSSDKNGSSTDAEVFINDENRQEAANLAIPKEKQKRKRLKNARSVKVGQSDCSLWQKNINIAKRRK; the protein is encoded by the exons ATGCCTGAATCTAACCTTCAAACAG TACTGGATATAACTGACTCTCAGATAAGTGCaacaaaaactaatataataattgaatGTCCTGAAGATATTGCTCATGAGCTTGGCATCACAGTCGATGATGGCGAACCAAAATCAAACCAAGCAGAGCCTTCCACCTCAACTGGGAAAAATACTCAGCATTTCGATAATATCCTTAAAGATTCTGATAGTTTTTGTGTTCAAAATCAGCATGCAAATAATAATTCTCATGATGAAAATTCTTCACACTCTAATGAGAGTTATGAATCTGACATGCCTTATGAGCCATCCAGTGATAAAAATGGCTCAAGCACTGACGCCGAAGTTTTCATAAATGACGAAAACAGACAAGAAGCTGCAAATCTTGCAATTCCCAAAGAAAAGCAAAAGCGAAAGCGTTTAAAGAACGCTCGGTCGGTCAAAGTGGGTCAAAGTGACTGCT